The following nucleotide sequence is from Carassius carassius chromosome 16, fCarCar2.1, whole genome shotgun sequence.
GGGCAGAGAAGCCTACAAGGGATCTGCCTAGAGAAGAGGAAAAACTTTCCAAAGTCCAAGGTTCTTAGAGATCTCAATGAGCAGGATATATTTGATGTGAATTCCACTTTATTTGAAACCATTCCACCAGAGTCAACCAGTGTTAAACCCATCCTTTTGtgtctaaaattaaattaatcggcttgaatatttgttttttattaaatggcCATTTGTAACCGTACGCTCAGAAAAAATAAGAATCACACAAAGACAGAGTTCAGTTAAGAAAGTACTTGGAAAGTAAGACTAGCTGCACAGAAGCTCACCAAGTCATACCTTAAAACAGCAGGCCTCCGTTTTCCATCTCTATGCCATCTGCAAGTGGGTCAAGCGCTCTGAACTTATTCAAGCCAAGTCCCTCTCTTTCCCCTTATAAGATTCCATTATATCTCTTCTAGCTTGCCTTTCCTGTTTCAGAcaccagagagagtgagagtgcatTCGGAGCTCTTACCGGCCGGCCAGAATTTTGTTACCCTATGGGTCAGCTCAGTCTCCCTCTGCTTGCCTGCCTGCCTCTGTGCCTGGGCAGGGCTCTGGTCTGGAGCAACTGCAGAAAGGAAACCTCCGAGTGGCCCTAGTTACACAGACAAGCCCTTGCCTGATCCCACACAGGCAGACACCTACTAACTCCCCCACTCTATTTTCAGCCCACTGCTCTGGCTTCACTTCCCCCTCTGCGATTGGCTTGCCCGCTCCTCAATCACCACACCTCCCCACTAGGATAGGCTACCGGCTGTTCCCTATCCTGTATGGCCAAGGGCAAGGCACTCTGGGAAGCGCAGTCCTTAAGTATGACTTCACCTGCTTCTAGGCCACTGCTAAGAACTACAAGTCCCAAACTGTTAGCTCTTGCCACCCCCACATCTAAGAGCTTGCTTCAACGTAAGCATTCAGAGCTGAATTATACACTAACGTGTGTTGCTAGCAGGATGCCAGGTATTAAAAGTACAGACCAGCCAACAACCAGTGCCAAACTCTGTACGTATGAGAAAAGGCAAAGGGATCCAAACACAACTCTGTAGAACTTCAATACAGTAAATGTATATTGTCACCCTACATCATCTGACATATTCCGCATTCTTGACCCAAATGAGACTTCTTTTGACCTAAAATGATCCATCATAAAAGTAAACAGTGCAGATGCAATTTgagactgaaagaaaaaaagccaaAAGGTGCATGCACAAGTTCTCAGAGATCGTTTCTTAATGAATGACAACAAATGTTTCAAAAATAGTGGACCCCAGTGCGTAGCACTGTACCTTGGTCTAAATGGAATTATTTAGGTTCATTCATACTATGTTATCCTCATCTAACCTCCGACAAACACACCTCTTAAGGGCTAtctccaaaacaacaacaaaaaagttaccAACAgtaagaacagaaaaaaaaaagtttattaaagcAATACCAGTGAACCGAAGGACTACCAAATCAGTTACTCTGAAGACCAAAGAAAAAGAGGAATAATTCCTCACTGGCACTGAAGCCCCCTCCTACCCcccacacacatactctctctctctcctctctgtccCCCTCCCTCATTCCTTCCTCCTCTGCCTTGCTCCCTTCAGTCGATAGGCCTTGGGCAGACGACACGGGGGACAAACAGGGGGAAACAAGCTCACCTGCGATGGCCGTGGTGGTGCTTGTTATGGGTTAGCTCTtccctcctcttctctcctcctctGTGGCGCTCTCGCTCTTAGCTGTCCCTGCTGTTCAAAGCACTGTATGCGCTAACCAAGCACCAGCAGATCAACTCAATTCCCTTCCTGGTTTCTGGAGGGCAAAAAGgtccctccctttctctctctctctcgctctccctctctcttaaaGAAACAGCATGCCCCCATGCTGTTCTCCTCTGCTCCTCTCTGGGGAATACAGTAAAAGGTTGTTATCATGCCATAGTGACCACCATCACTCATGACATGAACACAACAGTGGAGTTCACAAGGATTTTGCTGGTAAAACCAGCCTGTATTTGTACAAAATTGTTTGCAGGGGAGTTGCACGTGTACTTTGGGTGCGCGTGTGCGCGAAAATAATGAGAGTTAACCATCCTTTTTTCTCCTCAGTGTGTACGAATGCAGTCGCACCCACCCATCCCATTGCCTGAGGTCATGGAGTCCCACCCCAGAACAAGCCATGGCACATTCCAGGACACTCAGGGTCTGCCAGCAGTCCCCCCCgcaatacatatacacacaccctCCACTGTCTCAAAACTAATACAGCTCATAGTGTACCCTACACTCAAGGGGTTGTCGGATATTAGTGACAATATTCACTTTATGCTTCACCTTTTTGACACGTCTTCTTTACATGTAACAACTgaattgttaattaaaaataagaaaccaaaccactaaACGTGTACTGTGATTCTCCATACTCACCAAAATCATGCTAAGAGAAGCGATGTGTGCAGTCGACCAGCGGGACAGACATGGATTATCCTCCACCACTTAAGAGACACGTTTGCCCGCTTACCTGCTGCTGGACTGAAAGTTCTCAAAACAGGAGGAGCAGTATATGACCTATCTGAGAGTGACTGTACAATTGAGGACTCTCCCGTAAAACAGGGAGTGGACGCAGAGGAGCGTAATTGCGTATGACATCGAGTTGTGCTTAAATGCTGAAGTATTAAGTAGGAGACAAGCATGATCAACTAACGTACACCAGACATAGAGGGCAGTATAACTGGGACACTTAAAACTGATTCGTAATTAAAAGAAGCTGTAAAGGTGCATTTCAAGTTACTAAATTCATATTTTTGCACACATATTTAGAAACGTATGCCAAAGTATTTTATAAAACATCTCTATGCAGCTTGGTTTTGTAACAGCTCATCCCTTGCTGGCAAGCAGCCTTGAAGCATTGGCTAAATGGTGAtctacattttttgttgttttgttttcaaaacatTCCACAATTTTACATGTACAACATATGTTACCTGTATTACCATTTACTTACTTTATTTagcttaaaaaaaagttataatacattatacatcattaataaaccattttataATACGCATTTTCCGGTACTGCTTGTTATCACAGACATACATAAATATACCAGAAAGGAACAGCTATAATGCTaatcacatgtttttttttagatatctATATTTCTAATATATGCCTTATATTTCAAATTATGTAATGAAATAGTCACTCTTATTAACAATTTACATTATAgtacactgaaataaaatcattaaacatcTTCCAGGACATTGAGACTGACAACAACTACAGCCAAATAATCGTTcacaaataagttttatttttatattagaaCTGTATTCAACACATTCCATATGGTAATAAAATGACTTATATCCTCTTCACTAGACTagtcccccccccaaaaaaaattataataaaataaaatgctattttaagaCTGAAAACAGTACCatttgtactgtacatatattttCTACACGTGTGGCGATGCATTCACTTGATCGGAGCTGAATGCCAGTGTGTAATACAGTTTTAATGTTACTGAAAATTactagagaaagaaaaaaaaagctctttaGAACAAGTGGGCTTTAGCCACACTTCACAATGCCCATCTGTAACACCCGTGTATTTATAAGACCTACTAATACAGCAATATCTGCTGAGGTTAATATGATCTGCATAGCACTGTACATGGTGGCCTGAGACGTTACTTTGCACTTTATATACCACTGAAGACCAGACTATGAGTGTACCTGTTGTGGTCCTGGTTGAAATAACTTTGATGTGTTTAAATTCATCGGGCCTATTGTAAAAGCACTGTAAAGATAGATGCAACCCTGGTTGTATTCCAAACTTGAAATCAAAAGCAAGAAATTTTAGGtttcattgaaaaataaaaagtacactGAAGCATAAGTTCTAAACAATAATCCTTCCCAAATATACCCTTCTGAAGATGATTTCAAGTTGAAAAATTAAGCAAGATTTAAGAACACCATTCCACCATTTTTTTTTGATGCAAACGGCAGTTGATTCTCAATTAAATGTTTGCCTTTGAACCAAGCTATCCATTTTAACAGTGTAACACTAACTGCCAAAGAATAGCGCtttagcaaaacaaaaacaaaaaacaatgatgaattaataaacCAACCatgaaaagtaaacaaaaacatcATGAAACTAATGAAATAGTTGTTATACAAACAAAACCTAGCTGATCTTTACCAATTTTGACATTCTTGAATAATGTGGTTGTTAAAAATACAGCCACTCCACTTAAGTGACTCTTATCTCCAAATTCATTCAAATGACTGTGTTCCAACACCAGAAGCTCTTATAAAACAATGCCCCAGAACGCACCGCGGTGGAAGAGAAGAGCAAGCAGAAAACGGCAAAACAGCGCACAGCGGTGTGTCGGAGGCTTACAACCACACAGGCCTGTGAGAGCAAAAAGGAGAGAAGTAGAGTGGAGGATGAGGATGGCATGGGTGGCTACGCTGTGAGCCAGCGTTCATTCAGCACTATGAGTGGGTGTGCTGGGCTGGTGAAGGCCCATGATTTTACACATCCATCCAGCAAAATCCACCTCCTCAACCTCGGCCCGCTTGATGAACGTGTGGCCCTGCAAATGAATatcaattaattgtattattacttatttttaattaaacatcattaattatattttcaataaatcCTACCTTGATTCTCAGTACGTATACATCAATTTACCCCTATAAgtattatttctgtaatttattatatTCTACAATGCATCATGGTATTCCTGCTAGGAATATCTTCTGTCAGTACTATGCACTGTCAGTGCGATGGggaaaacatttcaaaatcaagTTGTAACTAGAGCTATTTGCTGTACTAACATGGCCAAAAACTGGAACACTGGATGTGTTGTTACTACAAAAAGCTCAcactctttaaagggatagttcacccaaaattaaattatgcaattaaCTAAtcccttcatgtcgttccaaacctgtaaaagcattgttcttcttcagaacacaaacgaaaatatttctgatgaaatccgagagctttctgaccctacatATACAACAATGTAATTACCACGTTCAAAGCCCAGGaaagtagtaaggacattgttaaaacagtccaagtgacatcagaggttcaaccGTGATGTtttgaagctatgagaataatgTCTGTGTACAATTTTTCTCTTATGTGTCAGTCTCCACAATGTGTTCATGAGAGTACCACTACTCATGCTTGTGCACAAAacgtattctcgtagcttcataaaattagggTTGAACCAATGATGTGACattgactattttaacgatgttctTACtgtctttctgggccttgaacgcgTCAACTGTGTTGCTatgaagggtcagaaagctctcagatttcatcaaaaatatcttcatttgtgttctgaagataaaagaagatctTACGAGTTTGacatggcatgagggtgagtaatcaattacagaattttcattttcaggtgaactatctTTTTAAGTCCTACCACTTTATTCCACTAGATCAGTGTTTCCCAACCGTTTTCTGCAGCGACACAgttctaaaaaattaaaaaaaaaaaaaaaaaaaaaacacggcacaccaagcattaaaaaaataaaaataaaatgcttattttcattttttcaaaattaaaattaaacattgcgtcagagttgtttttttatatatataattatcagacacttgcacttaatTTCTGAAAATCATAATCAAATGGAGTTAAGTTTTTGATGACTGAATGACAGAGATCAGTTTTGTCCATTAAAACTGCTGCATCTAAGGCAGTAATTTAATAATCACGTTTTCATCAGTTTGCCGATTATAAAGTTTGTTGTAGCTACTGTATATGGGCACTAAGTTTCCCTTGTTGTTtaatacatttggccaaaatcttaCGATATAAAAGATGAACCACTATGCACAGGATATTTCAAACCTACAAAAGTATATTGTCTATAACTAGACAGCAAATGCGAATACTCTTTTCTGCTTTTTAAACACACAAAAGCATTAGCCTTTATAGACAATGACTCTTGAGTAAAGGAAATGCTGCACGTATTCAAACATCAGTTCTTTATTTTCCCTTGCATTGCAAAGTAGACATCTTCATTCTGAATGTATGCAGGGTGGGGTTATGAGGTTTGACTGACAatttgaggatccaatggcagtACGAGGTTTAGTCACAAGCTCTTTTGAATGCTTTTCATTGGTTAAATAGTTGTAAAACCCACAAACAAACAACGATGATCAATAgtactgatttaaaataataataacataatataatagaGATATGGACGTTTTTGATTATTTTCCACGCAGCACAGTGGTTGGGAAACACTGCACTAGATGTCATAACtaaaattttcatttaatataattgtaactatacAGGGGATTTTACATACCATTAGCATCTTCAAGTCAGCTCTGTCAGCAGGGTTCTTCATGAGGCTgtggaaaacagaaaaaaaaacatcaggaagacaaaataaaattcaaaatttaataaaacattagccCAGAAATCTAGAGGGAGGCATTGCATTGGACAGGACAGGACCgcaagtatgtatgtgtgtgtgtttgtgtgtgtatatatatatatattaggggtggcacggttcaactttttcacagttcggtttgtttcacggtttaagagtcacggttttcggtatggttcggtatgtgctatgtttatggaaaagctatactttctaataaaaaaaaagaataagaatagTATATCCAACTACAAggaacagcacaaataaatacaatagagtaaagatacaaacaataaacagtgattttcattttttttgtttaggtAGGtctagcttaaagggttagttcacccagatagcaaaattatgtcattaataactcaccctcatgtcgttccaaacccgtgagacctccgtttatcttcggaacacagtttaagatattttagatttagtccgagagctctcattccctccattgaagctgtgtgtacggtctactgtccatgtccagaaaggtgagaaaaacatcatcaaagtagtccatgtgacatcaacggggtcagttagaatattttgaagcattgaaaatacattttggtccaaaaatagcaaaaactacgactttattcagcattgtcttctcttccgtgtcagttgtgagagagagttcaaaacaaagcagtttgtcatatccggttcgcgaacgaatcattcgatgtaaccggatctttttgaaccagttcaccaaatctggTTCAAAGATTTGAACCAAATCggtggctctgtgttcatcttcagttctctcttcacagcagttcagtcagtgtactgtttgagtaaatgaattactccgggatattggtttgtttgaactcagagggagtgtcagccacattaaaaaagttaacagcttaagttatttgtggattaatgcgtattggagacgctaaccgtttaaaacgattcagttcgatttggtgaactgaatgattcgttcgcgaaccggatatccagctgctttgattttaactctctctcacaactgacacggaagagaagacaatgctgaataaagtcatagtttttgctatttttggaccaaaatgtattttcgatgcttcaaaaaattctaactgaccctctgatgtcacatggactactttgatgatgtttttcttacctttctggacatggacagtataccgtacacacagcttcaatggagggactgagagctctcggactaaggcctagtccacacgaacacgggtatttttataaccggagtttttcctcctgcgtttaaaaaaaaaatcccgtccacatgaaaacgcaaaaacgtGAATTTACAAATCGTAAAGTctccttggccaatcagaagcagtcagcagcacaccatctgacgtcaaacacagcggataacggcgcacactctgatgtcgcaaggcaaaaaccccggttatactgtccacacgacaacactgcaaccggcgtttctgaaaatgctcaccctggccgtggttttcaaaaatgttcggtttcggtgccctgaaactgcgttttcatgtggacgaaaggccgagccgcgtaaaaaaagtcacggttataaaaatacccgtgtccgtgtggatagggcctaaatctaaaatatcttaaacggtgttccaaagataaacggaggtctcacgggtttggaacaacacgagggtaagttattaatgacataattttgctatctgagtgaactaaccctttaagtttttaggtacagaaattgaaaagtaatcaaatgtaaaacagcattgcatgttggactgtataaattaaagattatactttaagttaaaaaagcttttaaatcaagagcagtgagtgatttctttgttgttgctgttcgattaatataaagactgtcactttaagagaatgcactgatacagtaggcctacgttcagccggctatgtctgctctaggatacttaccaagatgggcattttcacatattttttgtctgaatttgtacatttaaacagagagagagagcagagagagatCTTAATATTTGCACGTGTTCTGAGGCGCGCCTTAGCGCGCTCCGGAAgttcggatgagcgcatgcacaaagtTTAAACATATCGATGTGTGCTGTTCAGATCTCATCTGTGcgcgcgctatcagcacccggaTGACGGAAtgaatgactgctcatattccagcatgcagcattcacattgatcaagagtgaatgatttggccagggtttttttttccccctcatcgCTGTTATTGTAATGtatgggaatccagaatgcgcatgcatcaacagaaacatatattagctgaaccctgtttgttttatgtgttatttatagcaaaccatatttacagatgctttgtcagatttaagttgaaccgcggtcccagcgcaTGCCGAAcagtgtgtggtgaactgaacggtttgggtttttttcagcgaaccgtgccaccccttatatgtgtatgtgtatatatatatatatatatatatatatatatatatatatacagtacaaaccaaaagtttggacacaccttctcattcaaagagttttctttattttcatgactatgaaaattgtagagtcacactgaaggcatcaagggctatttgaccaagaaggagagtgatggggtgctgcgccagatgacctggcctccacagtcaccggacctgaacccaatcgagatggtttaggggtgagctggaccgcagacagaaggcaaaagggccaacaagtgctaagcatctctcggggaactccttcaagactgttggaagaccatttcaggtgactacctcttgaagctcatcaagagaatgccaagagtgtgcaaagcagtaatcaaagcaaaaggtggctactttgaagaacctacaatatgacatattttcagttgtttcacacttttttgttatgtatataattgcacgtgttaattcatagttttgatgcattcagtgtgaatctacaattttcatagtcatgaaaataaagaaaactctttgaatgagaaggtgtgtccaaacttttggtctgtactgtatatacacatatatatatatatacacacacacacattttctttctACCTTGCTTAGGCTTAATCTGCCAGTCCCAGTACACACATTTTTGGAGATCTTAACAGACACTGAATGTCACACCTTTTTTTGGAGCAAGTGCACAACACTGGGGGGCCAACTGTATTCAGATAAGTGTGTGCAAATACCGGAAAAATCTAAGACAATTACATTATCTAGATCAGTTGCTCCTGGAGGTCCACTATCTTGCAAGGTTTAGCACcaatcctaattaaacacacctgaagcagctaATTGAGGTCGTCAGAATTACTAGAAACATCCAGGCATGTGTGTTTGGGCCTGCAGAAGCTGGAATGGATATCCCTGTACTACGCCCCTTTTATCGAGGTCCAAATTTAGCTCAGATATCATTTTGAAGATTTTGCAGGTTTGTAAAGTACTAAAAACACCAGCAATAACACACAGGAGCTCACCATTTCTTCACAAAATCCTCAAAGTCAGTGGTGAAGACGCCATGGGGCAGCTTGGGTGGTGGCTGCAGATGTAGAGACAGGTGGAGAGCAGAAAAAGGGGTGATGTTAAAGTGAAACCGCtacataaaaatactataaaagtcAAAAATAAGCACAAAGGAAGTAAGTTGCACGCTAAGCAAATTCTCTGACCTCATTGACAATGTAGTCCAGTAACTCAAATATAGCCATGGCTGGCCTGCTGTCCATTCCATGTCCTGAGGGAAAACAATTCGCAAGGCTCAACTAAAACACGCATATTTTGCAGAATTTGGAGAAGATCGAATGTGCATAAAACCACTGCCAATGTTTTGGGAAATTAAAAAAGGTCTTACCGCTACCCGGTCGTCCTGGAGGCCTTGGTCTTGGGGACATGCTGTGACCTTCTGCCCCACCTGTGTCCAGCACTGGCCGGCCAAATATGGCCTCCAGTTCCTTGGCATCGGGAGGGGGGATGGGGAAGCGTCCAATAGCCAGCTCAACCAGTGATAGGCCCATGCTCCACACATCCGACTGAACTGAATAGTGTGTGCCCTGGAGTCTCTCCGGCTGTCAAGGCAGAGAGCAGAGAGCAAGTCAGAGCTCTACAAGGGTGGGGCGCAGTACCCTGCAGGTGGCCAAGAGGAGTGGGCTAAAACCTGGCAGCGACTTCCTCCTCTCCACACGGAAGAATCCTGGGCACCAGCACAGTGCTTGGAACAAGAAGGACTGGGGGTTGGGGAGGGAAGTGGGCGGGTGACTCACCGACATGTACGACCGTGTTCCAACGAAGGAGTTGGCCATGGAGTCGATGAGCTGGCCACTCACGCCAAAGTCGCACAGTTTGATCTCGCCACGCGAGTTCACCAGAATGTTGGAGGGCTTAACGTCTGtagagaccagagagagagagaccatgtaAGATGGAGGGCCGGGGTCCAAATCCCAGCGGCACCACCTGGCTTTTCATCCCCGTTCGAACGCCCTTTCTCCAGCACGCCCAGCAAAAACATTTCGCAAGATGCTCTACATACTGCAAAGCTAGCTCCGACAACACCGTCGCAGCAGAAAGGACAGACATGCAAGCCACTTTCCACCTCCCTCATCTTAAACACAGGGCAAGAGGAGCAAATAACAGTGCAGACATGCAACGATTCCACACACGACGGGTCCTCCTTCAGCCCTAACACCCACTGGGAGTGGACAGAGGGGTGAGAGTGGGAGAGGAAAAAGAAGGGAGGGGGTTGCAGGGTGCGGCTGCCATGTAATCACATCCGAGAGGCTGTAATTACCGGCTGGGCTCCTCGACAGCTCCTCGCAAGCAGGCAAGCAGTCCCTGCCACAACAGCACAACTATAGGCCTGCGCCTTCACAGTGTAACCCATTAAACCCAGTGTGGCTCCTTCAGACCCTCATACAGCCTGACAGAGAATCTGATGCTTTGCATCTACAGACATAGTGTTATTGCTCAAATATTGGTTGTGCCACACTTGGAGACAATTAAGCTATTTATATGGTTATCaacttataaaaatacatttaaaaaagtcaatgtagtttttttattttacgtttAATTGTAGAAGACTGACGTTTAGCATTGGAATAATACCAACTTTTGCAATATCTTTGCTCCATATAATCTCAGGTTGTATAAAGGTCTCTGGTTAGAATTTCAGTCAATACTTTTGAAAAAGTGAGGCATAATCTCTCTATAATAATCATTTTGAAGCGTCTTATGCAATTTCAATAGCTGCATTAGGGGGCTACTTCCTGCTGCCATCCAGCGCGTGTATGCACACGTACATTTTCTAAGATATTAGTTTGGAATGCTGCTCTGTGTGTACCTCTGTGCATTATTTGGTGTTTCTCCCGAAGATATGCCAGACCTCGGAGTACCTGTGGAAAGAGAATTATAGATGTCATCAACAGGGTTTCTCGCTCAACGTTCAATGTGGTATCTAACTTCCTAAATTTACAGAACATGTTACATAGTCTGGTCTTTACAAAACGACTTCTGCTTTGTGATCACTGAGAGCTGAGATGCATTCGCTCACATGTGCAATAAACAGTATggacacacacataaacagatcGCTAAACCTTTGTTTGGACTTTGTGTTGAAGTGTTTGAGTTTCGTCTTGATCAGATGTGAAAGAGAAGTTTAATCCTATCCATTTGGAAGAATAAGGCTAAATGGGTGTTGAAAAATGTGCATGATTTGGTGACTCTGACTTGAAAGGTAGTTTGCACATCTGTGGGTGTGGTCACAGCTTTATTATATTGCGGTTTGTGCGTACTAGTGCCAGACATGTTACGATGGATGTTATGTACCTTGTTTTTTTGATTCTGCTTTTAGACAAGAAGAAAAGCAGGTTGCCCTCTTTTCATTCCTACAACTGTTTCACAATAACCCAATCTTTTTACATGTGCATTTCCCATGTACATGCACGATTTCTTCACATTaagtattacaaatattatacaaCACAATTATTGTAATTAACCAGACGCTAAAAACAAGAAGTTGGTAGAGTTAAACTATATTCTAGGGACTCGCCAATATTAAAATTCTCCCTGATACTGATAAGATGGTAGGTATTTCCATATCATGGCTGATAACCAATAAATGGACGGTATTAAAATACAATCCTATTTAAGtgagacaaaacacacacaaaaaaaatcattttaaatgcttaaaatgaattaggcatcacaacattgtaatatacagtatgaaaaaatattataggtAACagtgttacaattttttttataattcattctTAATGAGCCACAGAAGATGgcaaagataaatataaaaatatggggggaaaaaacatgcacaattaaatatagaaaaatcAGGCAAAATATCTAATATAGACTGACAGAACAAAATAtggcataaattatttttttatataataaaaataataaaaaaaatactttagaaaTCTAACAATTAGAGTCAATATGGCTGGGTGATAGTATTAGAGATAGTACACAAACTAGTGTGAATGACTAGTTGGTCTTATGAAATAACTTTATAGTAAAATTGGTGAAGAGTAACTAACAAATATTCAACAAATCTGGAAATAAGGGATCATGCATAAGAATATTGTTCACATCAGATTTGATTTGAACAGTAATTGTACCAGAAATTCTCTTCAAAGCAGCAAATTTGGAGAACATATCTAAT
It contains:
- the map2k2a gene encoding dual specificity mitogen-activated protein kinase kinase 2a; the protein is MAPKRRPVPLIITPTGEGQSTNIDAASEANLEALQRKLGELDLDEQQKKRLEAFLTQKAKVGELKDEDFDPICELGAGNGGVVHKVRHKPSRLVMARKLIHLEIKPAIRNQIIRELQVLHECNSPYIVGFYGAFYSDGEISICMEHMDGGSLDQVLKEARRIPEEILGKVSIAVLRGLAYLREKHQIMHRDVKPSNILVNSRGEIKLCDFGVSGQLIDSMANSFVGTRSYMSPERLQGTHYSVQSDVWSMGLSLVELAIGRFPIPPPDAKELEAIFGRPVLDTGGAEGHSMSPRPRPPGRPGSGHGMDSRPAMAIFELLDYIVNEPPPKLPHGVFTTDFEDFVKKCLMKNPADRADLKMLMGHTFIKRAEVEEVDFAGWMCKIMGLHQPSTPTHSAE